The Terriglobia bacterium genome has a window encoding:
- the pssA gene encoding CDP-diacylglycerol--serine O-phosphatidyltransferase, giving the protein MVRRPRKIKNQARIQRSLSIVPSLFTIGNIFCGYYSIISTLHGDWDTAAILIGIGYILDGLDGRIARLTKTASEFGVQLDSIADVVTFGTAPAILAFRWGFGASAGYENAVAMHDHLGFLATFAFVVCGALRLARFNVQTGKPTETSKRSFVGLPIPAAAGMIAAVVHFFKTPALMNGAAALWWGILILALAFLMISTVRYSSFKEFDVKKAKPSLALFVIAMMIGLIIFYSEEMLLAMAAIYVSSGPLAKMIQMVHRFRPANVTPSEPAHGNIKN; this is encoded by the coding sequence GTGGTAAGACGGCCACGCAAAATCAAGAATCAGGCGCGCATCCAGCGCAGTCTTTCGATAGTGCCCAGCCTCTTTACGATCGGTAATATTTTTTGCGGCTACTATTCGATCATTTCCACTCTTCATGGTGACTGGGATACCGCGGCCATCCTGATCGGTATCGGATATATTCTCGACGGACTGGATGGCAGGATCGCCCGCCTGACGAAAACCGCCAGTGAGTTTGGTGTTCAGCTGGACTCGATTGCCGATGTCGTCACATTCGGAACCGCTCCGGCCATTCTCGCCTTCCGATGGGGTTTCGGCGCCAGCGCCGGCTACGAAAACGCAGTTGCCATGCACGACCACCTTGGGTTTCTCGCCACGTTTGCGTTTGTGGTTTGCGGTGCGCTGCGTCTTGCCAGGTTCAATGTTCAAACCGGCAAGCCCACGGAGACCAGCAAACGGAGTTTCGTCGGTCTGCCAATCCCGGCAGCAGCGGGAATGATTGCGGCCGTTGTGCACTTTTTCAAAACACCGGCTCTGATGAACGGCGCTGCCGCATTGTGGTGGGGGATACTGATACTCGCGCTGGCATTCCTGATGATCAGCACCGTCCGGTATTCCAGCTTCAAAGAATTTGACGTGAAGAAGGCGAAGCCGAGCCTGGCCCTGTTTGTAATCGCTATGATGATCGGCCTGATCATCTTTTATTCGGAAGAGATGCTGCTGGCCATGGCCGCGATTTACGTCAGCTCCGGTCCCCTCGCAAAAATGATACAGATGGTTCACCGCTTCCG